GGGAGTAGTTTCTAAAGGTAGTGGAACGAGTAAGGTGATCTTTATGTGAAAGTTGTTCTGAGGGACTGGCACGTGTACTGTTACGATGGATAGATTTTTAAAAATCTCACGGGCATCCAACAAGGTCTCTTGGCCCAGTTGGTTAAGGCACCGTGCTAATAACGCGGGGATCAGCGGTTCGATCCCGCTAGAGACCAttcttttattttttgctTCATGGATATAGGCGCTCTGAGTGGGGAATGCCTGCTAAGAATGCCAACTACGCACATGTGGTGGGGACGCTAGCGGGCGCCCTCCGGCAGTGGCAGTAGTAAACCTGTAATATGTTCGTTTACGCGATTATATTATGTGACAACAACGGGAAAATGTACAAAATTTTACAGAGGTGTTATTTACTCGTCGTCTTCCAAGGTCTGGGCGGCGATACGGTCCAAGTCTCTCTGGCCGTTCTCGGAGATTCTTCTACCACCCTTTGGAGAGATCTCGACAATGCCGATCTTCTCCAAAGCCTGTAGGACCTTTCTGTTGACGGAGCCGGAGGCGTCGACGTGCTTGGAAGGTCTGGAGCCTCTGTTCTTGGCGTTACCGTACAACTTGTTCAACTTGCCGACACCGACCTGCTTTCTCATGTAGATGTGTCTGGCAACGGAGGCGGCACGCATGTAGAACCAACCTTCGGAGTCCTGTGGAGGCATCTCGTTACCGGCGGAGGTCTTGACAATGTCAACGTAACCTGGCACCTCCAACTTACCTTGTCTTTGCAAGAAAGAAGCGTAAGCGGTGATGAAGTCTTGGGCTGGAACGTCTCTGTACATACAGTTAGTAGGGGGTTCTTTTGGTAACGCAAACATGCGCAGAAAGCAGGAGCGGAACGGGCGACACAAAACGGCGGACACTGTGTGCCTGGAGAGCGCAGAGTGCGCCCATGCACAGCTAGTCTCTGCGCTCTCTCGTTTGTCCTCGTCTGGTACCGGGACCACCACACGTTAAGACTGGCCGCACGGACCGGGCCTTTCCGAGTAGATGATGCCGTGGCGGGTCTCATTTCGATATTCAACCTCTGGAAACCTCTGGAAATGCTCGCATCGTTTGTTTCGCCTGTTGTCCACCTCTGCTTCCCCGCTGTCTAGCGATTCCACAAGTTCACGTACCTAACGGAAACACCTGGCATCTTTATCCTGTTGATCTCTGGTTGACTGTGACCTATACTCAAATTTGCCAAAATGCTTATATCTTTCCGTATTCGATACACCGGTAGCAGGCGAAGGCTGAGCGGCGAGAGTGCGACACGGACTGGCTGCGGTGCTCCAGACAGGCCCGCCTGGAGCccggcgggcgcgggccGGGGACCTCAAGCATCGTAGGCAGGAGCGTCTGCAAGCGTCTGCCTGGAAGCTGGGCAGGGGCCAGACGGATTCCCGCGAGAGGCCCCTGGGCTAGCAGGGCAAGGCGTCTGCCCACGACATGTGTGGACACCCACGCAAATATAAAATGGGATAAAATTTCAAGCGGTTATTTTCAGCACACTTGGTGTACGGATGCAAGTCAAACACAATCAGCACTAAGTACGACAGTAACGTGAGCACATGATCATGGTTATGGGAGGATCATTACATATGAAGAACACTAGGAAGAACAGGACGGAGCCTGGCAGATGCGGGCCAGAGTTTCGACTTTTGAATCGCACAGATGTGTGTTTCTGGTCAACAAGCGTGTGACAGGTCATACCGGGTGGAATTCTTCGATAACGCGCTCTACGGCAGGAGAACTCCTCTCGCGTAGCATCCGAGCTCGAGATCTCTTCTGCCATCTGTCTACGAAGGTCACGTGCGCAGATCGTTGAGCGGCTGTTCCTGCGCGAAGCAGGCGCAGCGCGGCAACCCCGGAGACTAACGAGACGTCGACATCTATTATAATACAAGGGGGTCAGCGCGCGACCTCGTTCTGGTTTGCACACAGCTGTTGTCCTTAGATTGGGATTTATGTAGTTTGCAGGTAGTAGTGCTATGTAAATTACACCTTGAAACCTCTAGATCTCCGTCTACCTCTAGCCTTCTCGAACTTGCGGCCCTTAGACATGATTCTTGGAGCCTTGTGCTTGTGAGGACCAGCACCGAAGTGTCTGACGGCCTCTCTGGAGTTTCTTGGGCCTCTAACGATCAAGGTGTTCTGACCCTTTGGAGCTCTGACGGCCAACTGGTCCAAGGTGATGCACTCACCACCAGCCTTCAAGATGGTGGCTCTGGCGCCGGCGGTGAATCTCAAAGCGGCAACGGTGGCCTTTGGGAACTCGAAGATTCTGTTGTCGTCAGTGACGGTACCGACAACGACAACGGTCTTGTTGGCAGCGCCCTGCTGGTTCAAAGCCTTGCCGATTCTGGAAACGGAGACAGGAGGTCTGTTGATCTtggacaagaacaaagatCTCAAGACAACCTTGTTGAATGGAGCATCAGTACGACCTGCGGAATATTAGTTAGTACCACGGAGAAGGCGAGAATAAAGGTCTAGGTTCTGCTCACTTGCAGTTCGCACGGGTGGGCCTGCCTGCTGTGCGCTGGCGCGCCAGAGTCTGGCACTGCAGGTCCCCGTACTCGCAGAACGAGTCTCAAGCCAAAGTATCCAAAACAATAAAGAAAACAGTCTACCGCCGCGCACCGGAGCCCCACAGCGTTCCGCAGCCACGGCCGGCCTAGCTTGAGCCACGCAGAAACGTCGTTTCCGCAGTGAGCCAGCCCAATCCCTTACTTTCCATGAGGTTTAAACTTTCAACATACGA
Above is a genomic segment from Lachancea thermotolerans CBS 6340 chromosome A complete sequence containing:
- a CDS encoding 60S ribosomal protein eL18 (highly similar to uniprot|P07279 Saccharomyces cerevisiae YOL120C RPL18A and highly similar to uniprot|P07279 Saccharomyces cerevisiae YNL301C RPL18B Protein component of the large (60S) ribosomal subunit) — its product is MGIDHTTKQHKRSGHRTAPKSDNVYLKLLVKLYTFLARRTDAPFNKVVLRSLFLSKINRPPVSVSRIGKALNQQGAANKTVVVVGTVTDDNRIFEFPKATVAALRFTAGARATILKAGGECITLDQLAVRAPKGQNTLIVRGPRNSREAVRHFGAGPHKHKAPRIMSKGRKFEKARGRRRSRGFKV
- the RPS19A gene encoding 40S ribosomal protein eS19 (highly similar to uniprot|P07280 Saccharomyces cerevisiae YOL121C RPS19A Protein component of the small (40S) ribosomal subunit; nearly identical to Rps19Bp and has similarity to rat S19 ribosomal protein) — protein: MPGVSVRDVPAQDFITAYASFLQRQGKLEVPGYVDIVKTSAGNEMPPQDSEGWFYMRAASVARHIYMRKQVGVGKLNKLYGNAKNRGSRPSKHVDASGSVNRKVLQALEKIGIVEISPKGGRRISENGQRDLDRIAAQTLEDDE